Proteins found in one Tamandua tetradactyla isolate mTamTet1 chromosome 1, mTamTet1.pri, whole genome shotgun sequence genomic segment:
- the LOC143684263 gene encoding short transmembrane mitochondrial protein 1 has protein sequence MLQFLLGFTFGNLVGMYLAQNYDIPNLAKKLEDIKKDLDAKKKPPSS, from the coding sequence ATGCTCCAGTTCCTGCTTGGATTTACTTTTGGCAACTTGGTTGGAATGTATCTGGCTCAGAACTACGATATACCAAACCTGGCcaaaaaacttgaagatatcaAAAAGGACTTGGATGCCAAGAAGAAACCCCCTAGTTCCTGA